CTGCAAAGTTCTCAATAAAAAACCCCCCAACCATTATTGTCATTGCTATTGTTGAAGTCTCAGTGCAGCAAGCAACTCTCACCATCATTTAAGCTAGCCAATATGTATCTTTCTGTGTGAGCTtcataaacatatataattccatAATAATGCAAAAACCTTAAACATTATTCCAAgtattctatatataaaaacatgcAACTCTGGAATTTGAAGTTGTGAGAAAATTCTTGATGCTCAAAACTCAGTTCTGTGTTCttcattttatcattttttttctcgGCACGCCGCACGCATTTAGCTTAGAAAGTCGCTGCTCGGCCGACCACATTATTCGAGTTTCagaatttttccaaaataatcCCTCTCATGAACTCTTCTGGTGCTGCAATACAGAAGAAAGGAATAAGTTATACAGATTGCTAAaacacaaattatattataatttttgtattcagATATTGACAACTAGAACAAAACCAGTAGGTCGGTGAAGTTATGGATTCTTCATAAGTAGAAGGCTCATCAATGTGTATAGAAGCACACATGGAGATTCCCCCTCTATCGAGGGCGGGGTACTGCTCCATATTTACTTTTTCACATATGAGGATTGTGAGAGTCTCATTCCCCCATTGGACCACTCCTACCGACTTTAGGGTCGCTTTCGTTATTCCTGTCAATTATTGGTAAAGACTGTAACGTCTCATCCTTGCACCCCTGAGGATCTATTTGTAACTCACAGAGTTCTAGGTCTCCTTTTACTTCACCTATACTTTGAAAAGTATTCGTCAAGAAAATCTACATTGCGGGCTCTATTTCAGACATCTCTCTATCAGGGGTGTTCACTCCACATCAAAGAAAGTGTGAGTAGCTAACCAAAAGAATTTAAGGATAGTgcaagtgaaaattttaaaaccttTGTGGCCAGTGAAAAGACTGAATTGGGCCGCAGCCTGCCGAAGGAACATTTCAACTCCGCTAACGACAATAGCTCCAGCAGCCTCGGCTTCTTTTAGTAATCTAGTCTTCCTAGGGGTGTAAACAGCATCAAACACAAGTTTGTAGTCCCTCAAAGTTTCctgaaaaaaggaaaggaaagatTGTAATATTTCTCAGAGATGGAGAATGTTCTAATtctaacataaaataaaagagaaacctCTGCCACGTGAATGCGGTCCGTATTCGGATGCATGCCTAAAGGGGTTGCATTTGCAAGGATTGCATCTTTCTCTGGGCGGAAACCAATTAAGTCTTCAAAAGGAAGAGCTATCCCCGACACTGCAGCAGCTAAAGATTTTGCTCTATCTttacattataatatttaaaagaaaaaaaatcttagtCAGGAACTCATGATTGTGCAGACCTATTAAACCGTACATTCATATAAATTGGTTGACTGTAAAATCCATCAGAAATTTGACTACAAAAATCGTACATAGTAAAATGAGAATTTGAAAAGCTTTCCGAGTAGTAGAATTCTACCAAAATCAATGTCAAAGATGACAACCCGTGCCCCCCTGGTTTTAGCACCAAAGGCAAGAGCTCTTCCTGCACCTCCAGCACCCACAAGCACAAACAACTTCCTTGTAAGTGGAGAAGGAATTAACGGTTCCAAAACCGTGCATTCCTGTGCTATCAAAGTGTAAGAAGTTATATCCCTAAGAAGGGTTACCTGCAATTCACCCACCGTGCCAATGCTAATAGGCAAAGGCCGCCTTAAACCAGAAAAAAAGCGATGCGATCCCCTGAGCTTCTTAAAAGGAAGCCTCACTGTCTCCCGGTCAGGGGTCATGTTGCCTCCTTAAAAATTCAGGGGTTTTGTtgctcttttttccttttttctttttaatgtttCTAGAGGTTTTTGCCTATTAGTATTTTCATATGGGGTCTGTTGCATTTAATCCCTTAACAAAGGTGAAGATTGACTCAAAGCATCCATGAAAATAGCATTAACCGAAATCCTAATGCAAGATTTGTAGAAGGCAGTCTCTCATAAAACCATAAACAATCACTAAATTCAGACCTTTAAAGCATCTTCTATTGCTGTTATACCAGCCTCACAATCTGTATTATGACCAACTAGCTTTCCATCATCAGGCCTCCTCACAATAGTATTGACAGCACCAATGGACTGTTTCAGAAAGAGATGTTTTACAGATTAATGACATAGCAACCTGCCCAGATTTGgcaagaaaataaagcaagTACTCATACAGTATGCAGCAGGTCTCAAACTTAAAAGTACAGTTTCATGTTTTGGGAACAGTCTTAATGCCAATTCAACTGTTCAATAACTTAGAGGGGACCATGTCAAGATAAAGTGAAAGCTGCTGATGCTACCTTCTTCAATGTGGATATGAACTAAACTGATGTCGTAGAAAAAAGGCCTTCTGcaatgctttaaatattttggatatCATAAtctttgtataattttagCAGAATCATTAAATGTACCCCATTTCAACTGCTCCATCACAAACTCATACTGAATTTGGGAGTACCTGAGCAAGAGGATGGACTTCATCACAGAAATCAATTACTGCTTCCTTGTATGGGATCCCAACACTGAAATTTAAGccagaaaaatacaatttaaactCAATGTTTATACctgaaaaaaggaaaagaaaagaaaattttgaaacaataTAGGACTATTGTTATAACTTCAACAAATATATGCAATTTGGGAAGCATGATGggaaagattttctttttaaatggtggttaaaatgataaaatctATTTAGGCCTTAACGAACTGCAAGCTTAACAATGTCATACCTGAAACCAGCAAAGTCAGCACTTGTGTAGACGGTAAAGAATGCCTTCAGATCATCAACTAGCATTGGCACATATATCCCATTGTAATACACATGCCTAAATGCGGGGTTGTGCAGAATAGGGCCCTTACTATGACTTACTGGTTTCGAGATAAGCCCAAAAACTACAGTATTCTTATCTATATTCTTCACTCCATAGGCTTGTCTCAAACTATTTATACTAGGAAGACCACAAATTGAGGTTCCTTGAAGAGATCCGTAAGTAAAAACACCACCAAATTTGAAAGTTAGTAACTGACTTATAAGGCCTCTTTCCCCTGTACAGTAAGCTATCATGGGTACCTGCAAGAAGTTAGCAAGAATTTCTTATCACGCAACTGTTATCTAATTAAAGGGATGTTGCAATAATTCAagtgtttttcagttttttgttGGGCTTCTCCCACCCAAATTTTGTAGCTTAACAGTAAAATTGTAACTAATAAGCCTTTTTTCCCCAAAACGCTCCAACTTCAGCTTTTTTGCActtgttactttttttttaaacactCCCAACTTTCACTACATCTCAACTTACAACTTCTTTTACATCTTATTCCCACCACGAAGGTAAAAGCTATTGCAAACACCCACTAGGAACAATACACAACATTGCTTACAGTTGTTACCTCAGATGCACTTGGCATTTGAGGCTTGTTATCTGAATCTTGCTCTTATAAACTTACGTTCCATTACTGGCCTATAAGATCATAGAACACAAGCTTTATCATATCAATGAATACTAGCAGTATAATACCagataaaaatcaaatcttttattatacCTGGCTATGTGAAAGCAGTTCAAAAACTTCCATTATTTCTGTGATATTAGCTGCACCTGAAACAAACTTAATGATGTCGGCGTTCATGGATTGCATCTCTGCAACAAGACGGCCAAGATCTTCCCGTAAAGAGGCCGGACTGTCCAGGTAGCAAGATACTATTATCTTACTGCTCTTAAGCCGACCCAATTTATCTTCTTTCATGAAAGCAGATGCTACCTGTATAACAAAGGTGTAGAAATTGGATAAtcatttattgaaataaaaatggaaatgtggaaataaatattctttcttgaaaatgagGTGAAATGATAGTAATGAGCATAGCTAAGTAGGAGAAAATTTCCGAAAAATACATCTGTCTTTTGTTGCATATTTAATTCCTGAACTTGgtcttgatatattttctatcaTGAACTGGAGGTAACTTCAAAGAAATGAGCATGGATACATATGAAATTCAAAGTCTTATTGGAATCACCCTTTTACTTACTTCTAGTAAAATTGTAAGCACTCAATGCAGAAACCAATGGAGTTTGTTACCTAGACAGACTGCCATCTAAACATATTTATTGCTATCGATCCTTCTCTTTTATTGTAAGCAATTTCTGATGATAATGGAAACTATCCAAATCCTCAAAACTGTCAAAACTTGTTACTAATGACATTTCTCATATTATTTGTTACTCTGAACACACTATTATGTTAATGTTATATGTGATATCTGCAAACAGTggtttaactaaaatattcgTTATACTACGAATGACAGCATAAAGTGGCTATCCACcaagaacaaaattttctgaaaGTGATAGGAAGTCTGAGTGAACATAAAAATCACCACCCCAATAACTGTGTTCCTATAAAACTACTATCCACATCACCAATTTGCATTTTAT
This Sesamum indicum cultivar Zhongzhi No. 13 linkage group LG5, S_indicum_v1.0, whole genome shotgun sequence DNA region includes the following protein-coding sequences:
- the LOC105162411 gene encoding bifunctional 3-dehydroquinate dehydratase/shikimate dehydrogenase, chloroplastic-like, which codes for MGRAGFSKNSRMICAPLMAESVEQMLSDMHQAKMEGADVVEIRLGCISNFQPHRDLKLLLENKPLPVVVVYGATWEGGQYEGDEQERLQALLLAKDLGADYIELELKVASAFMKEDKLGRLKSSKIIVSCYLDSPASLREDLGRLVAEMQSMNADIIKFVSGAANITEIMEVFELLSHSQVPMIAYCTGERGLISQLLTFKFGGVFTYGSLQGTSICGLPSINSLRQAYGVKNIDKNTVVFGLISKPVSHSKGPILHNPAFRHVYYNGIYVPMLVDDLKAFFTVYTSADFAGFSVGIPYKEAVIDFCDEVHPLAQSIGAVNTIVRRPDDGKLVGHNTDCEAGITAIEDALKECTVLEPLIPSPLTRKLFVLVGAGGAGRALAFGAKTRGARVVIFDIDFDRAKSLAAAVSGIALPFEDLIGFRPEKDAILANATPLGMHPNTDRIHVAEETLRDYKLVFDAVYTPRKTRLLKEAEAAGAIVVSGVEMFLRQAAAQFSLFTGHKAPEEFMRGIILEKF